A single window of Leclercia adecarboxylata DNA harbors:
- a CDS encoding VOC family protein produces MSVTHGVQHIGLAVSKLEESAEFFTKILGWEEVKRREDYPAIFVRDNALTITLWKTQTDEPVKFDRKTNIGLHHLALRVENKEELFQLLDVLKANQVEIEFEPTFIREGPSMHMMCYEPSGIRIEFYYPG; encoded by the coding sequence ATGTCAGTGACGCATGGTGTGCAACATATTGGCTTAGCGGTATCTAAACTTGAAGAAAGCGCTGAATTCTTTACTAAAATATTGGGCTGGGAAGAAGTGAAACGACGCGAAGATTATCCCGCCATCTTCGTGAGGGATAATGCGCTGACGATAACGCTCTGGAAAACACAAACCGATGAGCCCGTTAAATTCGATCGTAAAACGAATATAGGGCTCCATCACTTAGCTTTACGGGTCGAAAATAAGGAGGAACTGTTTCAGCTTCTTGATGTATTAAAGGCAAATCAGGTTGAAATTGAATTTGAGCCAACCTTTATCAGAGAGGGGCCGTCAATGCATATGATGTGTTACGAACCCAGCGGGATAAGAATTGAATTTTATTACCCTGGATAA